The genomic window ATGAGGTATAATTGAGATACAGTCATAAGTGCTagtggcgaatcttgctcgataacaaggataatagatttaccaggtttggctgataactatggtgaaaaataaaatgggcaggggaacttcggctgttACATCACGAGGAGATTCGCCAGCCGAAATCTGCACGATAGTTCCACACATATTCTCACActcttttattttagtatatcaCTAGCACATTCTtacttttttcgtaaacaatccGATTCATTACCccagttacgtcagccaatcggTTGATTCTGTCGAATTTGCTGAGTGCCagctaacggtctgatattggccagacttctaacattttttcatcatggctcgataactttgttgctgctttcacatgcaaatttttcgtcaagcgagCAGAGCAGTGCCGAAACGAAAGGCGCCTAACATTCAAATAGTTCTTTGAGTAACTGTCTTTCAATTATCAATTATCTCACAAAAACTAAACTTAGCACCCTTTTACTCTAAGGTGGTGACATGTCTGTgtgtaattaaatatatatgtaatttatgtttaaattttatatatatttataagtagtaatattttttgtgtgcaCAGACTCATCACTAAGATGATAACAAcaatagtgaaataaaaaaaatatgttgcaaATTAACTAAGTTTAAGAAAAAGTTCGTTGAGTGCGCGaatatacaaagtggcgcaaaattaatcactctatcggaagatttatattttttgcaatggcgtcgtatgtcaatcatatttgtgcactagacagctgcagtatatccCCCATTCCGTCCTATCGCTCTCGTTgcttattaataaatctcaTTTCCTTAGAGTCTAGGCATGTTCTGTTGTGTTGATATTTGTGCGGGTTCAGTAGATTTTCCCTATTGTTTTTTGTGGGTATTGCTAAAACTGTTTTGGAATGAAGAGGATATTAATGCTTATGCTTCTTCCTTAGACTTTGATTTCTCTTACTCTAAGTTTACTTTTAAGTAGTTGCTTATAAGACTCTTATCAGCGTCTTGTTTgttggtaaataaataaataaatacttatacaaatagacaagcaatggagcgcgtaaaggtcaaaataaagatttccatcactcaaagtctttgttttttgtttttctttagtaaaaaagttcttaaaacaaattggatgattaattttgccccactttgtattacaaaaacaaaaatacaaaataacgcCTACTtaaaaacacatacacatacctacacacatctATTTTTACAGAATATACATTTGGATGTTATATGAAAAGAATCTTGCTAATCTTTACGTTTTTCTTCACTGAAATTAAATacgaatacaaaataataataataataaataggcTGGCAGTCAAAATTGGGCATCGAAACAAACCCAGAAAAATGCAAATGGACATCTCTTCAAAAACATTGGACTGACTACTTAGCTAATCACATGCagtaaatattgtatttcattGTTATACCCGCGCGCACTTGTGCGTTAAGGGTATGCTAATTTTGTTTGCTATGATTCTGGTGATGTTATTGTTGGTATACtataagtttgtatgtatgtattctcatatttaaattatgtaaaatctGTTAAGTATACGTATGTGAGTTTGCATGTCTCGGTTTGCATATTGCTTctgtacatttttgttgttcttgtttttggggACGTAAGCAACTATAAGggtgtacacatacacatatcttACTATTGGCTTCAATTTGAAATTCTCTTTCACATGCATAACTGCCGCTCTCCATACCTGTCGCTATTCGtaactatacatacataagtatttataatatttactcaTATTCTAGGTAAACATATagtgtaattttctttttactgcTTAATTGCTATATGGAGTTGGATTTTTCTGGTaagcatattttttcttttttttttctttttttttcttgtttgtttcaaattttctttaaatctaatttATCAATGCATCTCGCTCGCTATCAGCCGTTGCGCTAGTTTCATGCGCTCTCACGTCTAGCAGTGGTGTTTTTATATCGGGCTCAACAGTGTCTTTGTGTCTCACCTCACCATTAATGCCATTCAATGCGGAGTGACCATTGCAATGCTCGCCTGTCGTTTGTAAATGATTTTCTACTATCGGTTTGATCAGCTCGTCACTCGATTGCCGCACAGTCGAATAGGTGATGGCGCCCTTCTCAGCTTTGCCCTAATACAAAACAGGAAATATAAAAAGGGCACAGATATTTATGTGAAATTCCTATCGCTTAAGCGCAATACTTACCATTAGATAGTAGGTCATAAGCTGACCTTTTCCCTTTACACTAACAAGTCCACGTTGCTGGAAGGTGTATCCAAATTCTTGTAGAATGTTACAAGTTTCTTCAGTCACCTGCCAGAAAAGATACAAGATTCGGATGAATACTCGTAAATCTCTACAAACTAGAACAGTTGTTCGAAACTTCTTCGATCGCCTGCCTTCTGATAGTTAAAAAAGATTCCATCcgcctgattttttttttttttttcgggacaactagcaagtgcagacattaattaagtccacttggattctcttttaattttctttaaatctacccgatctccgaagaaatctgagtagatcttgtggtgccaaggagccaagatggtcgcttcttaacacatcagtgccaaagacctcaaacctgattcgagcgaaggcggggcagacactcaggaagtggtccgccgtctcatcctcctcttcacaagctgggcagagtacactgtctgagacgccaaacctttccatgtgcttcgcccacagaaagtggcccgtcatcagtccaaccaaccATCTGCACTCCCctttgcttaatgacagaagggtttgtgacggtcgatcggacatgacaggtaacatcagtttagtccatctgcagcctctctcagcctgctaagctcgcttgtgggtggttgttacccatttgctaaccgtggctgtgatggacgcagaagggagtggcaaaacgggctctgggccaaagaagttggccttagagtccatcttagctaaggagtcagaggtctcgttacccgcgatacccacgtgtcccgggacccatgttagcatcaggctattatgtctggatttacaggacttgactacccctgatgtggttggagggctgtttAAGGCCAtaagatctgcctctccatgcgttttccacaacaaagctcatcgcttcttgaactgcatacacctccgcttgaaacacagatgcatgcattccaagagcaaagtgcagttttgtcccgctggattccacgtagaccctagagccggagccatgctcggtcctggagccatccgtaaaaatgcgaaaacagtgtttgccggactcattttctgagtcttctcacaactgagcctctggtagcaccacactgtatctcttttcaagtacgactcttgatggcatggagtcaaggggcgtggagaggatcgttggatcgacaTCCATGCagtctctgtgttccaatgccggagaggggccgtaccaattcccattgtgtttcagcctgcagatggccatcaaggcctctccttggatgaaagcatcaagtggtggtaaaccaatcaaaGCATTTAATGCCAGGCctaaagtagtcggaaaagcttcgGTGCAACATATGGCCACAATGCGTCCGCCTGATACGACTCCCTGTgatttctacctattcggagaatggcatttggccatgaaaggaaaatgttttgcgtccgtagaggtcatccaaaaggcttgaaCCGACATTTTGAAGGACATTGCGGTcagtgacctgaaacactctttcgaaaagcttttagatagcgcaaaacagtgtatcgatgccagaggggactattttgaataaataaactcgaagttatcagaagaaagctcctgtcgtttctattttatctcaatcttgtttattttggacttcactttgtatATATTCGTCATTTCCTCATGGAGAACTCTAGGAAGAGTGCCCACTACGAGAGCCAGAAGAAACTCGAAACAGAAATCTGGAAAGAGATTCACACTAACGTACCACTTGCACTTTCCAATGAATTTTCCTACACCCAGAAACACACGAAAGTGAGATACTTAAGCCACCTGTTGTATACCATAAAGAACACATGTTTTTTATGATTCTTGTTTTTACCACTTGGTGTTCTATTACTTTCAGCACAGCCTGTCTCTCAAAGAAGCTATTCTTAGTAGCTGTTCGAACTTTCTATAGGTTAGATATCAATTTGGAAATCAATACAGAACCGATTTCATTCCCCATTTGCCTTAGCCCCATTTTAATGTTCTTCTTCTAAATTAAGCTTGGAGCCAACATACACGATAAATTTTCACCCACAGCCGTGGTGTCAAGAAGTCAACGGGGTAGGCATGCATGCACGGTCAGCGAAATCGAGGGGTTTTTCACATTTTGCTTTCGTCGtattcatattttctttcaagTGTCATTTGGGCTTGCGCTCAATGAACGAATGTCGAAAGAAAATTGTCCGGCTTCAACACACAAATAAGGCCACAAACAAAAAGCCATCGTGTAAATGCACGAAGATTTTAGAAAACTTCTTTAAAAGAGAATGTGCAAgaacctaggtgaaaagtcatCGTTTAAATTGGCTTTTAGAGTAGGGAAGAATATCCGAATGTGACTGCCTGAAATCTTATGTGAAGTTCAGGCAGATATTTGCTCGTACTTTCTGATGCTAAAGCTCCTTTTATCTGCCTGATTTTGAGAGTTGTCTTTTGGCAAAACTGTTTGCCATCGCCGAAAGTAGTGCAGTAATTCATGCAACATTCAAGACGACTGCATTTTAATGTCATCTGACAGGTGGTTCGCTATTAGGCGCTGATATCTCTTCCAGCCGGAACAAGACTGGTTAAGCAATACAAATCTGTACTAAATGTCGACAATCAGCACTTGGTAGACTGAATTTGAGTCCCTGTTCATTGAAACATATCCAGAAACGTGGCTGCCGAAGGGTTAAGGAAAAGTTGACTGAAGTGGACTATAACGAGGAATATTTACACGTACCACCTTCAGCAATTCACAGATAGCTATAATGATGATACTCTGGAATCTTTTTGGATGACTCCAAATCAAAGTTTGGCTCTGGTCTGTCTGTAATTATGTTGTATTCTCCATTATTGTCAAtgaatgtaaatataatattaataacgtTAGTTTTTACTACAAAGCTACCATTGTTTGGGTATTTGAGCACAAGGGAACGAGCCAGCTAACGAGCTTATTAGGCAGGGCGCTGAAGTGTGACCTGTCTCCAGTTTGTCTGTAACATCAGTGGATGCGATTTTCAGGCATGAGTTTATACTCAGAGAGATCAGATGCCAAAGCATTTCTGTTTACAGGCACTCAAAGTTtaccttaggttaggttaccgAAATTGCTTGTCTAaggcaagacactcggtggccctactgcccattgtgatacctgcatttgatttagtTTACCTTACCTACAATAAATCCTAACCAAATGATTAGGTTAGCCTTGCCAGTCCACAGCCGCCCTCATATCTATAAGTAGAGGATGAAGATACTCCTTTCCACTTTATCCAGTCTGAGGTAACAAATACTATACGCTGATTTCATGGAAACTAGTACTGTTAGTTGCCTATGACTCTCTGGAAGCATTCACTGTACCAAGACTtcatgttttcgaaaaaaagtagAGCACGCTCAGCTTTTTAGCATAAGAATGGGGAAACTGTGACCGCTTCTTTCAACTCATCTGCTTCAAGCTTCAATATAAGTTGATCTTACCTGTATAGCACCAGCTTTGCCCGTACTCTCCATGCGCGATGCCACATTCACTGTATTGCCCCAAATATCATAGTGGGGCTTTCGTGCACCAATAACGCCAGCCGTGATTGGGCCATGATTAATGCCCATCTTAAGCACAAAATGATTAAACGATTGTTCATTGATGCCCTGCAAGGCTTTCTTCAACTCCAAGGCGAATTCCACCAAAATTGCCAGATGAGCCCAACGCTTGGTGATTGGATCATCCGGTTGACTTATACGATTCGAATTGATGCCACTAGCTGCCATGTAAGTTGAACCGATCGTcttgatttttattatatcttGGAATTGTGGAAGTTCCAGTAactaaaatttgaattatagaTAATTGTAATTGctaaacagaaaaagaaaaatcttcaattaccgcatcaaaatccgaaATCACTTCGTTTAGAAAGCGCAAACACTCAAGTCCTTGATTGTTAACGGTCTCTTCTGAATAAAAATCTATGGATTGGAATGAATTTAATAGGTGTTAATAGTAAATATACATTTGAAACATCGCCTCTTGCATACCTGAAAAGTTCGGCATACTCGCAAACAACACACCCACCTCGGCATAACTCTGTGAATAGAGATCATCGTGCGATCGTTTTGTGTTCTTCATAAAATGCTCTGCCACATGAACGGGCAAAATGTTATAGACCAGTGCCTCATTTCGTTGTCGCATATCTGTTGCCATTTCACGCTGCTCAGCAACTTCAGTTTTCCATTTGAAAATCACGCGATCCTCGCGATCCATCTGTTGTGAGAAGATGGTAAACGGAATTTGATgtgaatttcatgaaaaggaaattaaggcttataattttattcatagcGCAGCGCTTCACTTACATGGCGTGCAAAAAATGATAACGCCAGCGTAACCATAATTAGTACTGTGGAAAGGGCGACCGAGATGGGTATTGCGCTGAAAATATCACAAATTAGTCATATGTTGAGCTTTCAATCCGAATTGTCTTACGGATTAGATGCTAATTCATCttcgtatgtatataaatcgcTCAAGAGGAATATATTACAATAGCAATGAAGCGCtgaaaataattgaagaaagtttttgtataaaaaaaataaaatatctactACTTCCTTAGTGTagtcaaaatacaagtttctattttaaaatgcaataaagtgaataaaaacCAATTATATTTTCAGCAACGAATGATTGTATTAGAAATAGCAAATATTCTCATTATTTATGAAATACGCTTTTATTTAGGCGGACCTGTTAAGCTAATTTTTCATGACTTTACGAATTTGATTTTGGCACGGACAAGTTTTCAAGcaatttttcttgtaacttccaACACGgacacatttttgcatatttagcgttattttatttccatttttgctttcaagacaaaagacaaattttcaatcaattttaACAGCTGAACACACCTGAGAACTgaaaatttttagttgtttCCTTTGCACATCAAATCGCTAGCAACTTATGTCCAGctatttattaatgaaattttttgcaaCTCCTCCGTGTTGCATAAACGCTGAGTGAGAGCGCTATTTCCAGTTGAGAATCATAATAACAATAATCAAATGTTGCAACTTGCTTAGACACTGCACGGAATCCATAAATGACCAATTGTAAAGGCTAAAGGCTTGTCTTCTTATGACTCTGTGTGTAAggtttcgctttgttgcactgtatcGAGGTTTATCTTTTTCCCGCAATACGATAATATTCGAGCATTTGCGCGATGTTGCCAATCTGCTTCCTCATCGCTCAGCACTTCCCAGTATATGCACTTGAGATCGCTTACCTTGCCCACGCGGCATAGGTATCTCCGGGattatccgtggcccgagaggaactgagttaagaagtaattcACTTCCCCGAAGATCCTTTGGACTCATTTGCCTGTTGATGGAATGAGTTTCGTCGTCCATCTGCTACTCGgatcagtgtcccatcggctttgccaccgtaGCATGATCTGGCATTTCTGTTCCGCGACGCTAGTGATGATGTGATTCTCTTGGAGtaccacgcatccattcgtttcCGGGCCTTAAGGGCGACGGGTATCTTCCCGCTGATCCTAAAGACTGAAGTGCGAGAGACAGTGTGGTAGGCTGTgacaactctgagtgccgctgttcgtcgCACAGTTTCCAGTGCGTTGCGCTTGGCTTAACAGTTTAGCGCATCTCCTCATACTTCGCTGTCGTGTAGGAGAATTGAGTTTGTGACCGACATGATTAGCTTTCTTTTGTGTTGGCCCACCGACGTTTGCCATTAATCTGCTTAGCATTCCCGTGACCTTcgctgctttggtagccgcatgccgtatctggCCATGGCGATTACTATTATGTCATGGCTCTGCTGCATTAACTGTGCGATAATCGCGTACGGGTCTCGTTTTGCCAGATgtaacaattttgcttgttaatatAATTTCCGATCGTCCAAATCGGCCTGTTTTAACTACCAATCTGGATTTTTATGTGCCTTCAATTGCCGAGCCAATCAAAGTTTGTAAGTGATAATCTAAGTTCTTCCTGTAAAATTTCCATCTAGCTGACTGGCCTCGATGGAAGAGTCGATGTTTTTAGATAGGATGGAGAAGCCATATTCTCATTCGTAGACTGTGTGTGTTTTTGTATGTAGCACGCACGGGGGTTCATAATTTTGActagaatatatttttgttgtaacagcaaaaatattccccataattttttagaaaacgcCGTTGAAGTTACAGTCCTTGGTCGAAATAAATCATAATCATTCAGGTAACGTAAAACTGACTGTCGTGAGAATGTCGTCTAAAAAATCTCACTGTTCTTTCATTACAGCTTTTACTTCGGATATAAATTTCGCTTTTTTAATATGTCAAGCGGAAAAGAGCCAAAAAATATAGAATGTGTTAAATTTGGTAGTTTTATGGTCAAAATTATCTAGTTTTATTGCTATTGCTTTATTCTTTCATATTCTGATTGACATTTGGGCATTCAAActtggaaattttgaaaaacaagcaCTTATAAATGGGTTTACCAAAACCCACAAGACTCCGAATACAGGGAGTCCACACGACACAGGATATTGAGTCTGAAAGAAAAGCAGGCTGAAGAGTTTAACCTTTCTGcgagaatttcatcaaatagGCACACAAGCTTCGACACAACTTTCACTGTAGTCCTCGTTATCATTTCCGGAATCCAGAATTAGTAGAAACCAGTGTCTGTCGTTTTTGCGAACTGGATGATGAAACCTCAGAGCAAATTTTTTGCGAATGTGCAGCTCTCGCAAGACGACGACTCTGCCACTTTAAATCTTTTTGCAATATGGAAGATATGAAGAGGTACTCAAATTCATCCGATTCCGCCGTCCAATTGAGGCTTGTCGCCAAGCTATTGTGCCACATTTGAGTTTGTAGTGCATTATgacacaataataaaaataaaatattgttgttgctcaCGTCACTTCACCTCGTATAGCTTCGCTTTGCTACCTACTAACTGATTTTTTTAGCACCACTGAAGTATCTCCCACTTACCTGTAAACACGACCATCAACACGATTTTTGTGACATGCGTCAGTTGCGCAATCACTGCGGTCGCAATCAAAATCAACACTGCGAAATTACTCATATATGAAGGATACATATAGATTTCACCCGGTATAGGAGCAGACGCTAGCATAGAGGCCGAGACCGGCTCGGATGGCACAATACCCTCAGTGATGGCGTCTATTTCGCTCTCCAAAACAACATGATCCGTTTTCAAGAAAGTCACAAAGAAGTACTGAAAGTGaacatataagtaaatatatgtgaaTGAATAAACGATGAACTTTATAGGTATGTGAAAATTCATTCGCATCTCACCATATCCACAACATTGCTGAGTCCTATCGTCACGGCTATTATAATGGCAGCCAGTTCCCGTACAAATGTTATGTCATTGAAACGTTTACTAAGGCTCACAAAGAATTCAGGTAAATGACGGGGAAAACTTTCGGCTATTGAAATGAAGACGAGCATAAAAATGGGTATCAATGGCGCAGAAATGTTTATGAAATGAAGCGGTGATCTGTTGAAAAATatcgtaaatatttaatttagtattGTCAATATTCTCGCACAACAATATAACCCACCTTGGAAGCACAATGTAGGAATACAAAATATCAATCCATTGGACTAGTAGAGCGGCAAGTAATGGAAATGAAGAGTAGGGTTCACGATAAGTGGCGTAGGCATCTTCCAAGCTCttgtttttgaatttaagaaaaaaggtAGTGAATTTCGAAAGATctctgaaaaattgaaaaagaaaatgtgaaTGTGTGAGAAGAGGTGATGGATTGCTTGAAAATACACAGAAATTGCTTACTgtcatatattatatgtaagtgTTGAAATATAATTGCAAGGTAATAAATTTTGGAGCGAAAAGAAGATCGATATTTACGATCTAGGTTAGGAGCGACTAGCTGATTTACAAAGAAGTTATTCGAAAAtcgcaaaaatgaaaattctatTACTACTCATCTACGAATCTATCACTACACTCAAGATACTCTGTTCCTCATCTCTATATACCCTATAGATGCGGCACCTTGATTCAATCTAAAGAGAGGTCACTTAGCAATGCTTGTTTTTTCAATAGTTATGTTTCAGCAGCTGTTACGAACGACATCCAGCTGTAAAAACATTTAGTAAAGTATGCCATTTCATCATGGATCGTTTCATGCTTGTCGCACGTgtgaaaatgattaaaaaatatcgaaattccGATTCCTAGTATAGAAAAAAGCTGTTGATTTGGGATCCATCAGCTGAATTCGGCATAGCCAGAATGTCAATTCGGCCCATTTTTACGTTTTATTTGGGCCTACATTCATATGAAATCGTTCGGACGGAAAAATAGAAGCGAAACGACCATAGACAACACCGAGAGTTCGTCAATTCGACGTTGGTATGCTGTTCGGATTTTGGTTAAAATATCGTCTTCTCAGACAAGACCCATTTTTTgctcaacaagcaaaattaccATTATTAGGGAGACCTTCTTTCATTTGAAATATGGAAGAAAGCGGTACCGTCAATAGTCCACCATATAGAGGGATAACAACCGACTCTCTGTGACCAGAGTCACAGATGACCTTACATGTCATATAGGCGACACAATGCTCGAAGTTGGGAAGTTGAAATTTCAATTGGGTAATCTCTCTctagtggccgccgtagccgaatgggttggtgcgtgactaccattcggaattcacagagagatcgtaggctcgaatctcggtgaaacaccataattaagaaaaacatttttctaatagcggtcgcccctcggcaggcaatagcaaacctccgagtgtatttcagccatgaaaaagcgcctcataaaaatgtttgcagttcagagtcggct from Anastrepha ludens isolate Willacy chromosome 5, idAnaLude1.1, whole genome shotgun sequence includes these protein-coding regions:
- the LOC128863052 gene encoding adenylate cyclase type 3; protein product: MPEATKSTASIENGVQKSCNNKTHTTATTENGYNALAGEMVGDIGGSGESGESAVTAAGNTVDLPDAVLNKLFHNYFLKQRRAGLKWFLFTSILFNGWTLIIPHEQGLLPIVFTLFVLCSNVMFSLLLDLKLSAIKNLSGLHEKLLKQTSCLLWSLFMAHFLSYVDLQENTSPRDTLGWMILFNFLIYVTLPIELFYSGCIVGFLTSAIYPLAIFYYTREDPNFIQQILANVVMVFTAAIIGLMYYFMGEAKQKRAFLEAKKSLEVKMIIEEQSAEQERLLLSVLPKHVAVKMRQDLGSTSSEPFKKIYMSRHENVSILYADIVGFTAISSTYSAQDLVKMLNELFARFDRLAEKYHQLRIKILGDCYYCISGAPDERPDHAVLCVHMGLSMVKAIKYVQQKANSPVDMRVGIHTGAILAGILGQRQWQFDVYSKDVELANKMESSGKAGRVHISDKTLAFLSGEFEVEPAHGERREEALRIAGLKTYFITKVLKPFASPCTKKINECGNVGENVVGNIDDDTLDEELLAETNSEGDKAVDANKTEELSKQTNFKIRLQEELITRDGHEDLSKFTTFFLKFKNKSLEDAYATYREPYSSFPLLAALLVQWIDILYSYIVLPRSPLHFINISAPLIPIFMLVFISIAESFPRHLPEFFVSLSKRFNDITFVRELAAIIIAVTIGLSNVVDMYFFVTFLKTDHVVLESEIDAITEGIVPSEPVSASMLASAPIPGEIYMYPSYMSNFAVLILIATAVIAQLTHVTKIVLMVVFTALHCYCNIFLLSDLYTYEDELASNPAIPISVALSTVLIMVTLALSFFARHMDREDRVIFKWKTEVAEQREMATDMRQRNEALVYNILPVHVAEHFMKNTKRSHDDLYSQSYAEVGVLFASMPNFSDFYSEETVNNQGLECLRFLNEVISDFDALLELPQFQDIIKIKTIGSTYMAASGINSNRISQPDDPITKRWAHLAILVEFALELKKALQGINEQSFNHFVLKMGINHGPITAGVIGARKPHYDIWGNTVNVASRMESTGKAGAIQVTEETCNILQEFGYTFQQRGLVSVKGKGQLMTYYLMGKAEKGAITYSTVRQSSDELIKPIVENHLQTTGEHCNGHSALNGINGEVRHKDTVEPDIKTPLLDVRAHETSATADSERDALIN